In Helianthus annuus cultivar XRQ/B chromosome 9, HanXRQr2.0-SUNRISE, whole genome shotgun sequence, the following are encoded in one genomic region:
- the LOC110878246 gene encoding uncharacterized protein KIAA0930 homolog isoform X1: MLGNGGESPSRYELLSMVKKHSNLIGKTVVDEEDASDVEMDQKFWHDVLDLYFIGGRDSKEQQDDDLLFFVRKMSLHGYGFNDNIEGNSPYFVRRWATKLDDLVGESSMIIDWRRSLYLNLIAHTSYSITVAICSHQSLQNHQSNQGTTLSPIYKIVKTVYASPSRVNFHLDSRKEVETKPAYPDICFAVDDFDSTFDAVVLTDTDHCYCVLLNAVGGAAFPSEIPPQDNADAEETNKAKITLFSGFVSYEMVREAYDAGKSGFGSLLPFGNSAGKTDRIYMKGPGGRGEVEVAVSGVVDQSLDESGPHSPLQISEGGKFRIGAIVRKAASVAQVAAKNAYAVASSTRNADGGMVPLKCCLMSVSLPWEHIAYDLLFKGGVPVNL; the protein is encoded by the exons ATGCTCGGCAATGGTGGGGAATCCCCTTCTCG GTATGAATTGTTGAGTATGGTGAAGAAACACTCAAATTTAATAGGGAAAACTGTAGTAGATGAGGAAGATGCTTCAGATGTTGAAATGGATCAAAAGTTTTGGCATGATGTTTTGGATTTGTATTTCATTGGTGGCAGGGATTCAAAGGAACAACAAGATGATGATCTCTTGTTCTTTGTTAGAAAAATG AGCTTACATGGGTATGGCTTCAATGATAATATTGAAGGAAACTCTCCGTACTTCGTACGTAGGTGGGCTACCAAG TTGGATGATTTAGTTGGAGAGAGCTCAATGATTATAGATTGGAGGCGTTCATTGTACTTGAACTTAATTGCCCACACTTCATATAGTATAACAGTTGCAATATGCAG TCATCAATCTCTTCAAAATCATCAGAGTAACCAAGGAACAACACTATCTCCTATATACAAG ATTGTGAAAACAGTTTATGCATCTCCAAGCCGTGTTAATTTTCACTTGGACTCCAGAAAG GAAGTAGAGACAAAGCCTGCATATCCAGATATATGTTTTGCTGTTGATGACTTCGATTCTACCTTTGACGCTGTG gTTTTGACGGATACAGACCATTGTTACTGTGTACTTCTTAATGCAGTGGGCGGAGCAGCATTTCCTAGTGAAATTCCACCACAAGATAACGCGGATGCTGAAGAAACTAATAAAGCTAAG ATTACTCTCTTCTCAGGATTTGTGAGCTACGAAATGGTCCGTGAAGCCTACGATG CAGGGAAGTCTGGATTTGGAAGCCTATTGCCATTTGGTAATTCAGCAGGCAAAACAGACAGAATATACATGAAAGGCCCAGGAGGTCGTGGGGAAGTCGAGGTTGCAGTGTCAGGTGTTGTAG ATCAGAGCCTAGATGAATCCGGGCCCCACTCGCCTCTGCAAATATCGGAAGGGGGAAAATTCAGGATTGGCGCAATAGTTAGGAAAGCTGCATCAGTTGCACAGGTGGCAGCAAAGAATGCGTATGCAGTTGCTTCTTCCACAAGGAATGCCGATGGAGGGATGGTCCCATTGAAGTGCTGCCTCATGTCCGTATCGCTACCTTGGGAACATATCGCTTATGATCTTCTTTTCAAG GGAGGTGTGCCGGTGAATTTGTAA
- the LOC110878246 gene encoding uncharacterized protein KIAA0930 homolog isoform X2: MLGNGGESPSRYELLSMVKKHSNLIGKTVVDEEDASDVEMDQKFWHDVLDLYFIGGRDSKEQQDDDLLFFVRKMSLHGYGFNDNIEGNSPYFVRRWATKLDDLVGESSMIIDWRRSLYLNLIAHTSYSITVAICSHQSLQNHQSNQGTTLSPIYKIVKTVYASPSRVNFHLDSRKEVETKPAYPDICFAVDDFDSTFDAVVLTDTDHCYCVLLNAVGGAAFPSEIPPQDNADAEETNKAKITLFSGFVSYEMVREAYDGKSGFGSLLPFGNSAGKTDRIYMKGPGGRGEVEVAVSGVVDQSLDESGPHSPLQISEGGKFRIGAIVRKAASVAQVAAKNAYAVASSTRNADGGMVPLKCCLMSVSLPWEHIAYDLLFKGGVPVNL; the protein is encoded by the exons ATGCTCGGCAATGGTGGGGAATCCCCTTCTCG GTATGAATTGTTGAGTATGGTGAAGAAACACTCAAATTTAATAGGGAAAACTGTAGTAGATGAGGAAGATGCTTCAGATGTTGAAATGGATCAAAAGTTTTGGCATGATGTTTTGGATTTGTATTTCATTGGTGGCAGGGATTCAAAGGAACAACAAGATGATGATCTCTTGTTCTTTGTTAGAAAAATG AGCTTACATGGGTATGGCTTCAATGATAATATTGAAGGAAACTCTCCGTACTTCGTACGTAGGTGGGCTACCAAG TTGGATGATTTAGTTGGAGAGAGCTCAATGATTATAGATTGGAGGCGTTCATTGTACTTGAACTTAATTGCCCACACTTCATATAGTATAACAGTTGCAATATGCAG TCATCAATCTCTTCAAAATCATCAGAGTAACCAAGGAACAACACTATCTCCTATATACAAG ATTGTGAAAACAGTTTATGCATCTCCAAGCCGTGTTAATTTTCACTTGGACTCCAGAAAG GAAGTAGAGACAAAGCCTGCATATCCAGATATATGTTTTGCTGTTGATGACTTCGATTCTACCTTTGACGCTGTG gTTTTGACGGATACAGACCATTGTTACTGTGTACTTCTTAATGCAGTGGGCGGAGCAGCATTTCCTAGTGAAATTCCACCACAAGATAACGCGGATGCTGAAGAAACTAATAAAGCTAAG ATTACTCTCTTCTCAGGATTTGTGAGCTACGAAATGGTCCGTGAAGCCTACGATG GGAAGTCTGGATTTGGAAGCCTATTGCCATTTGGTAATTCAGCAGGCAAAACAGACAGAATATACATGAAAGGCCCAGGAGGTCGTGGGGAAGTCGAGGTTGCAGTGTCAGGTGTTGTAG ATCAGAGCCTAGATGAATCCGGGCCCCACTCGCCTCTGCAAATATCGGAAGGGGGAAAATTCAGGATTGGCGCAATAGTTAGGAAAGCTGCATCAGTTGCACAGGTGGCAGCAAAGAATGCGTATGCAGTTGCTTCTTCCACAAGGAATGCCGATGGAGGGATGGTCCCATTGAAGTGCTGCCTCATGTCCGTATCGCTACCTTGGGAACATATCGCTTATGATCTTCTTTTCAAG GGAGGTGTGCCGGTGAATTTGTAA